The stretch of DNA TGCGCCTGAAACACCGCTCTGCAGGCTTTATTAGCTCAGTCAAAATTGATGTACTAGCTGGTGGTTCACTTGCTGCCCTAATGGTGCTGTAATTTCATACCGCCTTGTTTGCACATTCATGCTGttacacacagaaatatttacagaagcagcaggaccAAACGCCGGAGTCGGGAGATGCTTGTGAGAAGTGTTTGTGTGGAGGCCGCGTTTCctgagccggggggggggggtcagcgCCCTCCTGGCAGCTCCATCCCGGCACCCACCGGCAGTATCCACATCGGGAAGTGCTGCTTTTCGCACTTCTTCAGGTTGACAGAGTGTGAGCGGGATTTCGCAGGacaaagaaaagatgtttctcACAGCTTAGGGGGCTTCCCAGGCCAAAGATCGGAGAGGCATTAACACTTCTTCAAGAAGTCCGTGGTGGGGAGTGTTAGGTGACCTGGGGTTGCTACCAGCtctgtcagaaaatgaaagcattgtGTTTTGActaaaaagagcatttttgtGGGCAGTATTTGCCCTTTGGCGAGCTCCCCTCAGGACTGCTGTCATCCTTCTGTCACAGGGACAACAGGATCAGAGAGGGAGGTGAGCCTCCTTGTCACCCAGCGTGTCCCGCTGCAGGCAGCACGTGCGTAGCCAGGCCCCCTCGCCTTGCTCTCACCATGCGTGTGGCAGTTTGGTCCCTTGGCTGCAGTTAGGCCTGCAGGGACAAAGAAATGCCACCTCTGGTTCTCTCCCTGAAAAGCAGGCATGCTCATTAAGTGCCAGTGCTGTCTTCCTTCCACACCGCTCTCCTTTggtctgaaaactgaatttatgCTTGTGAGAGAAGTGAGGCTCAGCGGGCTGCCTCCAgtccctgcctctccctttAAAAGCCTGTTGAAAATACTCTCACCTAAGGTGTTTCCCACTTCCAGGGCACAGCTGTGATTGTTGTTCCTTCATGACCGAAATCTTGTCTTTGATCCTGACAGAACTCAGTCTTTAACACCGTTTTCATCGTTCAGCTCATTTTTACCTCTGCAGTGCTTGGAGCGTTTCACTGGGAGGTGAGGTGCTGGCTAAATGCATGTAGTGTTACTTTACAGACTCCCTTAAGGCCTGAAATCCTCACAGCTGATCCTGGGCCTCAGAGAAACCGTCTGCGGGGTGAGATTTCATGTGGCTGTGGGGGCTGGTCTGCAAAACCCACCAGGGGCTGGGTGGCACAGCggcagagccctgcctggcctggtgtcctgctgctgagctgggtaGTTGGTTGTGGCAGTCACAGTCAGTTTCTGAGGCTGTTAAAACTTGAGTTGCTGGCAATGCATTACGTCTTCCAAGCCCCCGTGACTTGCTTTGGTAGCTTTGTCCCATCTTGTTTTTCAATAATGATGTGTTTCTGATGGCTTTCGGGCTACCAGAAGGTGCGAGTTATCTTCGGCATTTGTGCGGCCTGTCAGAGGTGATGGCTTTGTCTGATCCTGGTACCGCACAGTGCTCCGGGGGCTGGGCAGGTTGCTGCTTCTTTAAGTGGGTTGCACAGCACGAGCAACTCAGCGAAACAACACAGGCTGCTTCTCCTGGGATCATCTTGTAAAGGAACACATAAATCACTGATTTACGTGTCCTCGAAGGAATATTACTGATTTGAGGTTAATGCTCGTAAATGGTAATAAATAGCCGTGTAACTAATGGTACCGCAGATGACTTTCAGTGCTATTTAAGTTAATGTGAACACTGGTTTCAGCTGTTACATCTGTCCTCTGAAAGAATAAGCTTGTTGCAGCAGTGAGGTGTGTGCAGCAGGCTGCCAGTCTGTGCATCTTCGTTAGCCTGCAGCGATGGTCACTGCCAGCAAGTTTGTCGTGCACGTGAGTCCAGCTGGGAATCTTCGTTTTGCTTTTGAACCATCCAGCTAGGAAAGGAAACCCTTTTAAGGGGAGGAAAGAAACCCTTTTAAAGCAAGGCTTGGCACACGTGCAGAGAAGCAAAGAAGCATCATTGTTTTCCAGGACACTCAGTGCCTCAGTGAGCTTGCAGTGCAGTGCAAGGGAAGAAGGTGCTGGGAGGCTCTTGCGGGTTGTGGCTGAGGTAGTCAAGCGTGAGGCTGGAGCTAGGAAAGCTCCAGGCATCCTCCTTAATAGACAGCACCTTCTGGGACTATTACACTGGACTAAACCACAGTCTCTGGTTTTCCCTGATTACTTCAGGACAAACATCTTCAACTCAATTAGCTTCTAGAGGGAATGAAGAAATCGGCAATTCATGCTGAGTTGAACCCTGCTAGGGATATCTACAAACTTTACTAAAGTCTGAAATATTCCTATATACAAATCACACGGTTTAGGAGGGAAGGGAcattatgtttctttttgtccACATGGGATATCCTTCCTATTTCTTCACCAGTTAGGGTATTGCTGGCAATTGGTTATATGTAAAGAGGAAATGCAGTGAAAAGAGGCTTCGGGTGTAacaggctgctgggggctccagcTTCCCTGGCCAGGTTTAATTCCAGTTAGCTACTCACCATCACTCTGCTAGAGAGGCCAAGTCCCAAAGAAATCTGCAGACAGCACGAGGGTCACAAAGTAGGATGGGGTGGTGGCTGCTCAGAGGACATGAAAAGGCAGAGCTGCAAAACCAGGGAGTGCAGTGTCTGGTACGGAACAAAGATGGCTAGATAGCAAGAAGTGTTGGGAAGAAGCCTGGCTTTGCCTGGCTTGCATGCCTTCCCATGCTGCGGACCCAGCTTCAGGCACCCCCCTGTGAAGGGGTTAATGGATGTCTTTGGCCTAGGAGGGTCATGAAGGCAAATAAGTAACACGGGGCCATGGCGATGGGCTCTCAGAGCAGGGGCAGCCCTGAACTTGGTAGCCAAAAAATTGGAATGTATCATAAAACCCTGATGCTTTCTTTATACCATGCTCACCCTTTGACTTGATAAGAGCTCAAACTCTTAAACAGCCTGAGAACAAGTAAGCATACTCCTGGCATTTCCGTCCCCCATGCTAGACAGCTATACCATGTTGTGGTGACTGGTTGGTACAGTGCGAAAAATCTCTTTTGTAGGGCATCCTTATTtaacttttgaaaaaataaggtCAGAAATTTAGGCCAATTATAGTGTGAGCAAAGCTCAGCAGGTTCACATCTCCCTTATGCAACCAGATCTCTAATTATTATCTGcatattttaaacactttatACAGTCCTGTGAAATACATTGTTCTCTACCTAGAATGCTGTATGctgtttctcagcttttctatCATTTAAGAGCTTcgtgtgttttcttttttgtcttattCTGCAACTCTCCTCTCCTTTGTCTTCAATAAAATATCTGAGTAaatttttctatgtatttacAAATGCAGTTGGAATTACAGGTTGTAAGTTCAATAAATTGCCAGTGTTATGAAACTGTAATGAGCTCTTTAATTATATAGGTTAAGCATCAAACCTTACCCATGTTTTAGGGGTATgcaatttattaattttgtatATCTGCTTTCTCTAAGGCATGCTTTATTCTCTGGCAGCTGAGACGTAACACTCGTTAAATTAAAGCAGGACTTAATGTTTTGCAGGTACTACTGTTTCTAACGTGttaatttgttttgtctgtgcAGAGACTTTGCTTATGTGGCAAGAGACAAAGACACAAGAATTCTGAAATGTCATGTGTTTCGATGTGACACACCAGCAAAAGCCATCGCCACAAGTTTACACGAAATCTGTTCAAAGGCAAGTGGATTTAAAGTCAACTGCATTAGTCTGTTGAGAGGTCCCTGAGCATAATACATGTATGATCAGTGATCTTACGCACTGTTGGTTTAGTTTTTATCTCTGGCAATAGGAAATGGTGTAGAGAATTTCTAAAGGAAAGGACACGAATGGGAGTAGTGGAAGGGTGAGCATTTGGAGCTGAGGgtaatatttgcttttgatttgACAAATGTGTATACAGACTGAAAATGTTCTTGAGTAATAAAAGATGTAggttcaaaatggaaaaagaacatGCAGTTTCAGTGAATGAGAAATGGTGATATGAAACTTCATATCAGACCTTGTTTGAATGGTATTCTTCAAGCATGAAAACAGTTGCTAACATGATGCTGCTCAGTTAGAGCTTAGATGTAGATGtagacgtttagatgtagagcttagtgatacggtttagtggaggacttggtagtgttaggtcgTAGGTTGggctaggtgatcttggaggtctcttccaacctaaatgattctgtgaattaaaaaaaaataaaaatcagtgagaaGGAGGGAGCTAAGCTACTGTAGTTACAAATAAATGAAGGATCTTGGTTCCTGTAGTAGTACTGTCTGTAGTACTGGAGAGGACTGTGCTCTTCAGTCATTTCACGTTACATATCTGCCACCATTCCCTGGTTActaattttggttttcttgaaTGGTCAGCTCACGAGTGTCCTCTGTACGGTCATTTCATGCAGTGTTAGGGCAGCACATCCTTTACAGCaggaaaatctgtttgaaaGGCTTTATAGCAAGAAACTTATACCAGACTGcttgaaactattttaaattctattatTGAGCTGTGGTGAACTTGAGgctatatttgcttttttaaaaatattacgCTGctcattttgttcttccttaaAACATGTCAGATTGCACCAGAGGAAGAGGGGACAGTGGGGACAGAAGAACACGATCAGTTCTCCCTGTGTAACTTGTCCTGCTCATGAGTCACGGCTCTTCCAGAAAAACTCATTATTAAACCCTTGggttttaaaattctgctgatttattttatgcctgtgcttgtttgctttttacattttgtctTCGCATTAGTGAATGAAGGTCAGGGGTGTCAAGTTCCTCCCTGTAGCCAGCTGTATAGtctaaaaagttttaatttttgcaaCGCTGCAGACATGGCTACAGAATCTGTGATGTTTCACACCAACAAAGTGCAAATTTACACTGTGTATATTACCGTGACCTTCCGGGCAGCAGGGTTTGCccgaggcagcagcagaaggtcGTCCTGCTGGTGTGTGAAGCTGCCTGGGGACATGCTCAGAtctggcagggagctgcaggggctgagcctGGGGAAGCCTGGACCTGCTGTGTCCCTCGTCCTTCTCCAGCTCTCGGTTCTCGCAGGTGTTTCTAGCGAGTCTAGCAGGGAAAGAAGCGCTACGTGGGCCCTGCCACAGCTGCTTCTATCCAgtcagcacagcagctgggaaatgcCACGGCGGCTATACACAGGGGTATCTGACTGTGCTGTCAGCggggcagcagagctgtcacGTGTGTAATTGTGACATAAAGCTCTCAGCAATAATTTGGGATCAGAGAGCAACTGAGCGTTTTCAGCTGTAGCTAAGTGTAACACGGAATGCAATAGGATTGTGCTGTTGGGCAGAGCCTGTTCCTTCGTAGTTCAGCAATAGGTAGAATCCTGATTCAGCAAGCACTTGGCACGTGCTCTCTGGCACACTGGACCTCTTTGCTGAGTCAGGGCTTATCCCTAAGCTAGTGCGTATCATTTTTCGTCCTCGTGGGGAGTACTGTCATATGTCCCTGTAACAGAAAATACTTCCAAATATGAAacctagaaggaaaaaaaaaaaaaaaaaaaaaaaaagaaatttgccaGAAGTATCTTCAGACCAAGTGTCATCTGCTGGAACACTAGTTATCTCTACAGCTTAATTGCAATTAATAGTCATCAGTGTAAAGAAGCAGATAAAATGTTTCATACATGAGCTTTGGAAAAACTCCCTTAGCTTCCCTGGGTCCCTCCTCAGTCATACGTTTTTAGGAAATAATCGTCCAAAGTGCctattttgaagtgttttcatCTAGTGCTAGTAGTACACATTTTGGGGAGGAACATGTTGCATTTTGCATGGGATTTTTAAGTCcagaagaaacataaaaatggaggaaaaaatgacacGTAGCAGAAGATAGATCAGAGAGGAACATAAATAATGAACACACTTCTTtgtacattaaatatttatatttcttgctCTGTTACTCCTCCCTGCAATTTTTCTGTTGATAAAAAtggctatgtttttttttcctcttccatttgtCTCTCACTTAGGCTCGGGCGTCTCTTAAGCTCTTGATGTAGATGAAGAATGGTGAATAAACTGGCAGCAAATTAAAGTTCTTTACAAAGTATAACCTGTTTAGTTATGTAACTCCTGACTAATTTCTGGAATGAGGGAGTAATTTCTGGAATAGGAGTAAAGTTATGCCTGGAGTTACTACTGTactacatttttgaaaaaaatgtcatgttatCACTGTCTTATTCAGATTATGGCTGAACGGAAGAATGCGAAAGCTATGGCTTGCAGCTCAGTACAAGAGAGGAGTAACGTCACCCTTGATGTTCCTCTGCAAGGTACTATATATTACAGCTCAAATCCTTGGGATTGTGCTATTTTAGAtatgtttcatttctgctgctgcttttgacCAAAATGCATGGAGAGTGTAATCCTGTCTTAACTACTCTATCTGGTAAGCTGGTATTGTATTAGACATTTCTAATTCTTGGTCGTGTTTATAGTAATGCAGTCATAACAGCTTGTGCATTCCAAAATATGAGTTTTGCAAACACAAAATCTTACTTGTGGCTACTTGCATGTATATCCTGCTCGCATCAAAACACTCTTGGCTATAGACTGCACAAACCGGCCAAATATGCCCTAAAAGCAGACTATGCTCCAGTTAATCACATGGATTCAGAAGAGCTGTAGGACTCCTCCCCCTAGGTTTTATCATCAATTTTAGCAACTTCCAAGGCAAGAGGTGCAAGTGGGTTGTCATCCAACCTAAGGGTCTTCTGCACACTCTACTGCGTGGTAAAAGAAAGTTGCCTTTGCATGCCTTTGTTAGTTGTAGCTGGATAGCTGCTGTTTTGAAAGTATTCCATGAGAACAAATGTACTATGTGTTAGCTTGCAggaaaatacatgcttttaGATCCACCAGTTCACACTAAATGCCTTACTCTTAATCCATCAACTTGTGTAATTTTCTGCTCAGACAGAAGTATTGATTACTTGTAGCCTGTGTTTAATACATTAACAGGGATGGTTAAAACAGTTTCCAGACTTTATATGGTTATGCAGTGAAACTCGTGTCTGTATGTCTCAGAGGTGCATTCATTTAtattctctgtgtgttttttaatatgtcAGCAATATAATGTGACCCTATTTTTAGTGTAGATGAAGAAGAATTGAAGTAAAGAATTGGACGATGCAACATTCTAATTCGCTTAGAAATTATTTGGCATTATTCTTGTCAGAGGAAGTGTAGATTTGTTTTAATCAATACAATACCTTCAGAGTATAATGACTTGGTAAACTGTTTTATGCTATTGATGAAATAAAAGTCTTTTTCCCAGCTGTGAGTAGTGataaacagaaatctttgtttCCATGTAGTAGATTTCCCAACACCAAAGACAGAACTGGTGCAGAAGTTCCACGTCCAGTACCTGGGCATGCTGCCTGTAGCTAAACCTGTGGGTATGTACCACTGTTACTTCTGACTTCAAAGGTAACTCCCATAAACTCTCAGGGCTGGATTCTGTCTCTCCAAGTGTAAATGTATGATTTTCAAAGGGTAGCAATTCTTGAACTTCAGTCATAACAGCCAGACGTGAAGACATCTAGTGTTCAATGCTTCACATAAATGTGTGTTTTGCAACCAGGGTATTTTGGGAGCTgctaagaaagcattttctttctactgcttTCTCTGAATATGAGCTCTCCTACTAATGAGAAGGGCTTTGGAGAAGTGAAGTGGTGCAGCAGCTAAACATGATGCTatcccatttttttctaagccaGAGGcacctgttttgcttttgcagatgaagaaaactaactTCACAACCCATcatcaaattttttttaatgattccaAAACAATGTGCTTTCTGTACTACTATGtgcaaataaaattgttattgtTCACttacacacattttcttctgtttcagggATGGATACTCTGAACAGTGCTATTGAAAGTCTGATGGCTTCCTCTAGCAGGGAGGACTGGATGCCAGTTACCATGAATGTTGCTGACGCTACTGTCACAGTCATCAACGAAAGAGTAAGGCAGACTgtcttatttaaaacatatttaacatGAGTGTTGAAAACCAGGAACATATAAGCTCTAGaagaaagtatttgtttttactagaattcatttgcttgttttgcattttatttctttccaggGCTGTGAGTCTGCACACATCTCTGTTTTATAGAGGCTGTTACTGCTTGTGTCAGCTTTGGCTTTATTTACCATTCCAAGCATATCCTCAGAAATATAAGTATTCATTAGATACTTAAAACAAACTCAGTGTTATCCTCTTTAGAAGTTTTGAGCCTAAAATATTGCAGGGTAAGCCCTAAGTAGCAATCCtactttattctttattcttggTATGGAAGTCAAAGGTAATACTACAATTTGTTTCACATCCTGTCCTTTTATCTACATCTGTTGATGAGGTCCTAAAGCAACATTTCTACACACCAGTGATAAGGGAATGTCTTTGAAGTCACAATAGCCATACATTCTTCACGAAATTGCCACATCAGTTTTAAACTTGCAGTACTTAAAATGCACAAGGTGCTCCGTGCTGACGCTCAAAGCCCTTGTGCTCTGCTGATAGCCAAGAAGGGGAGATCCAGCACAGGCCTTTGGACACTGGGTATACGTAGACAGATAAAAGGAACTCCATCAGTGTTCCCTCCCCATTTTTTCAACCTAAAGTTGGAAGTAAAGTTCTGTAGAATATCCCATAGTAACGCACAGTCATTTCATTCATAACCAGAATGAAGAGGAAATCATGGTGGAGTGTCGTGTACGGTTCCTGTCCTTCATGGGAGTAGGCAAGGATGTTCACACATTTGCCTTCATTATGGATACAGGAAACCAGCATTTTGAGTGCCATGTTTTTTGGTGTGAGCCAAATGCAGGCAACGTATCAGAAGCTGTTCAGGCTGCTTGTATGGTAAGTGACCTTGAAAAGGCACCTAACAGTACTTAGATTTTCTACTAGCTcaataaatgtatttccaaaTTTGCAATTCTATTAATTTTCTGAGGTAGAAAGAACACACACATTGGGATTCTGATCTATTTAATGAGTTTGAAATGTCAATTTAGTGAGCAATGCCCCTTTAACACCTTACCTCCACCGATGTTTCTTCAACGCCTGTGTAAGGTAGAGATCTCTTCCTTTGTTACAGAAGTTATCTAATGCTGCATTGTGCTCCCAGCTGTGTTATAcaatgcactgaaaaataatccttGTTCAAGAATAGATGAATCCAGGAAACttacttttcagttttcaaagggTTGTTCCTATGACTTAGTATAGCACATCTGTCACGTGCTAAAGAGGAGCCTGACAGACCCATGTCCCATTGACTTCGGTAGGGCTGTTTGTCACAGTAGAGGTTTGACTGTATTTCGTgggaaagtattaaaaatgtattctaaatGCTCTGAAAGAATTGGATACAATGAGGATTGCAGAATGCTTTTGCTCTGTTGCAGTTACGGTATCAGAAGTGCTTAGTAGCCAGACCACCTTCACAGAAAG from Cygnus olor isolate bCygOlo1 chromosome 4, bCygOlo1.pri.v2, whole genome shotgun sequence encodes:
- the APBB2 gene encoding amyloid-beta A4 precursor protein-binding family B member 2 isoform X17 — translated: MESRCVAASSALCIVRRRDARCGRAAAGRALGWVFACHLPGVPLLLAAGTRDFAYVARDKDTRILKCHVFRCDTPAKAIATSLHEICSKIMAERKNAKAMACSSVQERSNVTLDVPLQVDFPTPKTELVQKFHVQYLGMLPVAKPVGMDTLNSAIESLMASSSREDWMPVTMNVADATVTVINERNEEEIMVECRVRFLSFMGVGKDVHTFAFIMDTGNQHFECHVFWCEPNAGNVSEAVQAACMLRYQKCLVARPPSQKVRPPPPPADSVTRRVTTNVKRGVLSLIDTLKQKRPVTEMP
- the APBB2 gene encoding amyloid-beta A4 precursor protein-binding family B member 2 isoform X18, whose product is MAERKNAKAMACSSVQERSNVTLDVPLQVDFPTPKTELVQKFHVQYLGMLPVAKPVGMDTLNSAIESLMASSSREDWMPVTMNVADATVTVINERNEEEIMVECRVRFLSFMGVGKDVHTFAFIMDTGNQHFECHVFWCEPNAGNVSEAVQAACMLRYQKCLVARPPSQKVRPPPPPADSVTRRVTTNVKRGVLSLIDTLKQKRPVTEMP